The genome window AGACCACCATCTTCTTCCACCGCCGGGACAGCGACGGCTGGTACAGCGTGTACCGCGCCGAGATTTCCGTCACGGGCGCCGGGGTGTCGGCGGCATCCGTCGAGCGAATCACCCCGCCGGGGTTCCACGCGTTCACACCGGCCGCGTCGCCGGGCGCCCCGGGGCTTGTGGCGGTGGCGACCCGGCGGCCGGGCTCGGACTACCGGCACATCGAGGTCATCGACgtgagcagcagcagaagcGAGAACTCCTACTTCGAGGTGACCAGGCCCGTGGCGCCGCGCGCACACCACTTCAACCCGTTCATCTCGCCGGACGGCGCGCGCGTCGGGTACCACCGGTGCCGTGGGAGCGGGAACGGGGATTCGCCTCTGCTGCTGGAGAACATCAAGAGCCCGGCGCCGGACACGTTCTCACTGTTCAGGATCGACGGGTCGTTCCCCTCATTCTCGCACGACGGCAAGAGGATCGCCTTCGTCGGCCTACCGGGCTTGTTTGTGGTCAACTCCGATGGCTCCGGTGGCCGCCGGCAAATCTTCTCCGGCAATGCGTTCCCCACATCATGGGACTGGAAGAGGAAAGGGGTGATCTACACCAGCGTCGGGCCAGACTTCGCGAGCGAGAGCACAAAGGTGGATGTAGTGGCCGTGTCGCTCGGTGACCACGACGAGGACTCAAACATCTCGATCAAGAAGCTCACCGTGGGAGGTGAGAACAACGCGTTCCCGTCCCCCTCGCCGGACGGCAAGTGGGTGGTGTTCCGCTCGGGAAGGTCCGGGCACAAGAACCTCTACATCATGGACGCGGAGGACGGCGAGGCCGGTGGCATCCGACGCCTGACTGAGGGTCCCTGGTCCGACACCATGTGCAACTGGTCCCCCGACGGCGAGTGGATCGCCTTCGCCTCCGACAGGCACAACCCGGGCGGCGGCAGCTTCGCCATCTACATGGTGCACCCGAACGGCACCGGGCTGCGCAGGGTGGTGCACAGCAGCGACGGCGGCCGGACGAACCACCCCTGGTTCAGCCCGGACTCCAAGACGCTCGTGTTCACCTCGGACTACGCCGCCGTCTCCGCGGAGCCCATCTCGAACCCGCACCACTACCAGCCCTACGGGGAGATCTTCACCGTGAACATCGACGGGTCGGGCATCCGGCGGCTCACGCACAACTCGTTCGAGGACGGGACGCCATCGTGGACGCCGTACTACCTTAAGCCGGAGGACGTCGGCGAGACGCTGCAGGCCTCCGGGACGTGCGCGTTCGAGGACTGCCACTGGCTCAACATTGATGCCCAGCCAGATGGCCTCATGTGTGGCAAGCACGGCTAAGCTGCATCACTCTCCAGTTCATGTACGATGTATATAGCTGCATCTGTGATGAAGAAATAAGGAGCTCTTGTATGTATATAGCGACTAGCGAGTGCAGTGATGCTCTCCTCCTACCTATGTTTGCCAAGGAATAAGGTCTTGTAAAGTGATGCCATGTTTAAGGCAAAATAACCGGACTTGCTGCTTATAATGAAGCTTTCTGGCCAGTTTTATGGTCACTTGAGGTGTATAGATTAACTTGTCACGGTTGTAGTAAATTCTACTGCTGCCTGCTAGTGCATAGAACGGGAAGAACCAGCTGAGCTTATTAAGAAGCAAAATTCGAATCTATAAATACTGCAAGAGCTCTAATTTTACATTGACACACGCAACACATATACCTCGCAGTCATGTAAAAACTCTC of Phragmites australis chromosome 3, lpPhrAust1.1, whole genome shotgun sequence contains these proteins:
- the LOC133913743 gene encoding uncharacterized protein LOC133913743, producing MARRTALLLLVLLVGPLLLAAPACSTSGTIVFTTLGRSRYAFDIFALPLAPLYPAANPSAEVRLTDGASVNYNGHFAPSSDSLLFVSERNGTLNLYMAPVPAPGAGASRREELEVAAPAPLSPLLPWDPIALKDRPSLTPDGSYLVYVSTAVPAESPRRSWAAVYSTHLPSGSTRRLTAPDVADFSPAVSPSGDWTASASPGPDGWGGEVEDLNTDIYVFRTSDGSQRTLAIRDGGWPCWADETTIFFHRRDSDGWYSVYRAEISVTGAGVSAASVERITPPGFHAFTPAASPGAPGLVAVATRRPGSDYRHIEVIDVSSSRSENSYFEVTRPVAPRAHHFNPFISPDGARVGYHRCRGSGNGDSPLLLENIKSPAPDTFSLFRIDGSFPSFSHDGKRIAFVGLPGLFVVNSDGSGGRRQIFSGNAFPTSWDWKRKGVIYTSVGPDFASESTKVDVVAVSLGDHDEDSNISIKKLTVGGENNAFPSPSPDGKWVVFRSGRSGHKNLYIMDAEDGEAGGIRRLTEGPWSDTMCNWSPDGEWIAFASDRHNPGGGSFAIYMVHPNGTGLRRVVHSSDGGRTNHPWFSPDSKTLVFTSDYAAVSAEPISNPHHYQPYGEIFTVNIDGSGIRRLTHNSFEDGTPSWTPYYLKPEDVGETLQASGTCAFEDCHWLNIDAQPDGLMCGKHG